One window of the Penaeus monodon isolate SGIC_2016 chromosome 1, NSTDA_Pmon_1, whole genome shotgun sequence genome contains the following:
- the LOC119574250 gene encoding arrestin homolog encodes MVQFKVFKKSAPNGKLTIYLGRRDFVDHVSAVDPVDGVLVLDPTYLERRKVFGQLVCSFRYGREEDEVMGLNFQKDLYLASEQIYPPKDVQPTKLQERLIKKLGGNAYPFTFKMPEQAPPSVTIQPGREDEGKPCGVEYYIKVFVGENDADRSHKRSTIQLNIRRIQFAPSKTGRQPCTVVRKDFMLSPGELELEVTLDKQLYYHSEKIAVNIAVRNNSNKTVKKIKAAVQQSVDICLFSGGQYKSTVASVESQEGCPIAPGSALQKVFYLLPTLDSNMDRRGIALDGHLKNIHTNLASSTLLAEPENRDMFGMVISYTVKAKLYLGAMGGEVTAELPFVLMHPKPDLRRMMRADSQAQVESFRSDSMGASVDMD; translated from the exons ATGGTTCAGTTTAAAGTGTTCAAGAAGTCAGCCCCTAACGGCAAGCTGACCATCTACCTCGGTCGTCGCGACTTCGTGGATCACGTGTCCGCCGTCGATCCTGTTG ATGGCGTGTTGGTGTTGGATCCAACTTACCTTGAGAGGCGCAAAGTCTTCGGACAGCTGGTGTGCAGCTTCAGGTATGGTCGCGAGGAGGACGAGGTCATGGGACTGAACTTCCAGAAGGACTTGTACCTCGCCTCCGAGCAGATTTATCCTCCCAAGGACGTCCAGCCTACCAAGCTTCAGGAGCGACTCATAAAGAAGCTCGGAGGTAACGCATACCCTTTCACCTTCAAGATGCCCGAGCAGGCCCCGCCCTCCGTCACCATTCAGCCCGGACGTGAGGACGAGGGAAAGCCCTGCGGCGTCGAGTACTACATCAAGGTGTTCGTCGGCGAAAACGACGCCGACCGAAGCCACAAGAG GTCCACTATCCAGCTGAATATCCGAAGGATTCAGTTCGCCCCCAGCAAGACCGGCCGCCAGCCCTGCACTGTCGTCCGGAAGGACTTCATGCTGAGTCCCGGGGAACTCGAACTGGAGGTGACGCTCGACAAGCAGCTCTACTATCACAGTGAAAAGATCGCCGTCAATATCGCCGTTAGGAATAATAGCAACAAGACAGTCAAGAAAATCAAGGCAGCTGTTCAGCAGTCTGTAGATATATGTTTGTTCTCTGGAGGTCAATACAAGAGCACCGTGGCCAGCGTTGAGTCGCA GGAAGGCTGCCCCATCGCTCCCGGCTCCGCCCTGCAAAAGGTCTTCTACCTTCTCCCGACACTGGACAGCAACATGGACCGCCGAGGCATCGCCCTGGACGGACACCTGAAGAACATCCACACCAACCTGGCGTCCAGCACTCT GCTAGCTGAGCCGGAGAACCGAGACATGTTCGGAATGGTAATCTCCTACACGGTGAAAGCAAAGCTGTACCTCGGTGCCATGGGCGGGGAGGTCACCGCCGAGCTGCCCTTCGTCCTCATGCACCCCAAG CCCGACCTGCGCCGCATGATGCGCGCCGACAGCCAGGCGCAGGTGGAGTCCTTCCGCTCCGACAGCATGGGCGCCTCTGTCGACATGGACTAG